Genomic segment of Terriglobia bacterium:
ACCCACGCGCTGGAGCAGGCAGGGCAGAGGCTTTCGGAGGTCGGAGGTGATGCTCCGAAAATCACTCTGCTGCATAGCTCATACGCCGACGTCGCCAGTCACGTGCCGCCCGCATCTGCGGACGGGCTGCTGGCCGACCTGGGCGTGAGTTCGCTCCAGTTCGGGGACCCCCGGCGCGGATTCAGTTTTCAGGCGGATGGACCGCTCGACATGCGGATGGACCCGCAGGGTGAGCGTACCGCCGATCAAGTGGTAAACCACATGCGCGAAGAAGACCTCGCAAATGTGATTTACGAATTCGGTGAGGAAAGGAGGTCGCGGAGAATCGCCAGAGCCATTGTCCGGGCGCGGCCGATAAGAAGTACCGCTCATCTGGCACAAGTCATATCGGCTGCGCTCCGGTCAATGAAACAGCGACACGGGGCTCGGGAAAAGATTCATCCGGCGACCAGGACTTTCCAGGCAATCCGAATCTTCGTAAACCGCGAACTGGAAGACCTGCAGGCGCTGCTCGAAGCGGCGCCTAAGGTGCTGAAAACAGGGGGACGGCTGGTGGTGATCAGCTTTCACTCCCTGGAAGACAGAATGGTGAAAGACGCCCTCAGAA
This window contains:
- the rsmH gene encoding 16S rRNA (cytosine(1402)-N(4))-methyltransferase RsmH gives rise to the protein MARQENDFGSKKAPEGAHGGGKAAGHVSVLLQEAIDFLAIRRGGTYIDATLGLGGHSFEIAKRLSPQGHLIGFDKDTHALEQAGQRLSEVGGDAPKITLLHSSYADVASHVPPASADGLLADLGVSSLQFGDPRRGFSFQADGPLDMRMDPQGERTADQVVNHMREEDLANVIYEFGEERRSRRIARAIVRARPIRSTAHLAQVISAALRSMKQRHGAREKIHPATRTFQAIRIFVNRELEDLQALLEAAPKVLKTGGRLVVISFHSLEDRMVKDALRKGREEGIYNVLTKRPVVGTEAEVDRNPRSRSAKLRAAERL